A DNA window from Bacillus marinisedimentorum contains the following coding sequences:
- the spoIIIAD gene encoding stage III sporulation protein AD, whose translation MEIIQIAGIGLVAAFLALVVKEQKPAFSFFIVLFAGVYIFLLLLNQIASVFQMLEKIAVNANINMYYVETILKIIGIAYIAEFAAQITKDAGQGAIAAKIELAGKILIMVMAIPVIRVVIETVLSLLPDA comes from the coding sequence ATTGAAATAATCCAAATTGCCGGCATTGGCCTGGTTGCCGCCTTTCTTGCCCTCGTGGTTAAGGAGCAGAAGCCGGCATTTTCCTTTTTTATTGTTCTTTTTGCAGGCGTATATATCTTTTTGCTTCTGCTGAACCAGATTGCCAGCGTCTTTCAAATGCTTGAAAAAATAGCAGTCAACGCCAACATCAATATGTATTATGTTGAAACAATCCTGAAAATTATCGGAATTGCCTATATCGCCGAGTTCGCTGCCCAGATCACGAAAGATGCAGGCCAGGGGGCCATCGCTGCAAAAATAGAGCTGGCCGGCAAGATTTTGATCATGGTCATGGCCATCCCGGTCATCCGGGTGGTGATCGAAACCGTGTTATCACTTTTGCCTGATGCATGA
- the spoIIIAE gene encoding stage III sporulation protein AE, translating into MGKTNRITAEMFGLIVALFLVIQPITAAHAQQPGGTSAKNVMEQQADTIGVEDISVFWDRLIDEYGGFLPESQKGSLLDFIKGEKKFSLSAWFTGILKFLFYELTANGKLLGTLIMLTVFSVLLQSMQNAFEKFSISKVAYAIVYMVLIVLALNSFHVAATYAEEAINTMIHFILGLLPLLLALMAASGGFVSASFFHPIIIFIVNTSGLVVQYFVLPLLFLSALLSIVSTLTENYKVTQLADLLKKVSVGSLGVLLTIFLGVISVQGASTAITDGITVRTARFVTGNFVPIIGRLFTEATDTVLSASVLLKNTVGIAGAAVLLGIALFPAIKVLSLALIYKLAAAMLQPLGGGPVIDCLDVISKSVIYVFAALLMVSFMFFLAITIVIAASNIMFMFR; encoded by the coding sequence ATGGGAAAGACAAACAGAATAACGGCGGAGATGTTTGGATTGATCGTTGCTTTGTTTCTCGTGATCCAGCCTATCACGGCAGCGCATGCCCAGCAGCCCGGCGGAACCTCCGCAAAGAACGTGATGGAGCAGCAGGCAGACACGATCGGGGTAGAAGATATTTCGGTTTTTTGGGACAGGCTTATCGATGAATACGGGGGATTTTTGCCGGAAAGCCAGAAAGGCAGCCTGCTCGATTTCATAAAAGGGGAGAAAAAATTTTCACTCAGCGCATGGTTCACCGGCATATTGAAATTTCTTTTTTATGAACTGACCGCGAACGGGAAACTGCTCGGCACCTTGATCATGCTTACAGTATTCAGTGTCCTGCTGCAGTCGATGCAAAATGCGTTTGAAAAGTTTTCAATCAGCAAAGTCGCATATGCGATTGTCTATATGGTTCTGATTGTTCTTGCTTTAAATAGCTTTCATGTCGCCGCAACTTATGCAGAAGAGGCTATCAATACGATGATTCACTTTATCCTTGGTCTGTTGCCGCTCCTCCTGGCACTCATGGCGGCAAGCGGCGGATTTGTATCCGCTTCATTTTTCCACCCGATCATTATCTTCATCGTTAACACAAGCGGCCTTGTCGTGCAATATTTCGTGCTCCCGCTCCTGTTTTTATCTGCTTTGCTCAGCATTGTCAGCACTCTGACAGAAAACTATAAAGTGACTCAGCTTGCCGATTTGCTGAAAAAAGTGAGTGTGGGATCACTCGGGGTGCTGCTTACCATATTCCTCGGTGTCATTTCGGTACAGGGGGCATCAACAGCTATAACAGATGGGATAACGGTGCGGACTGCCCGGTTTGTGACCGGTAACTTTGTTCCGATCATCGGAAGGCTCTTCACTGAAGCGACAGACACAGTGCTGAGTGCATCCGTGCTGCTGAAAAATACCGTTGGAATCGCCGGTGCTGCCGTGCTTCTCGGAATCGCATTGTTCCCGGCGATCAAAGTGCTGTCTCTCGCCCTCATTTATAAGCTTGCTGCGGCTATGCTTCAGCCGCTCGGCGGCGGTCCGGTCATCGACTGCCTGGATGTCATCAGCAAGAGTGTAATCTACGTGTTTGCCGCATTATTGATGGTTTCCTTCATGTTCTTTCTGGCGATTACAATTGTCATCGCGGCAAGTAATATCATGTTCATGTTCAGGTGA